Proteins from a genomic interval of Drosophila melanogaster chromosome 2R:
- the Polr2E gene encoding RNA polymerase II, I and III subunit E, isoform B, with product MDDEAETYKLWRIRKTIMQLSHDRGYLVTQDELDQTLEQFKEMFGDKPSEKRPARSDLIVLVAHNDDPTDQMFVFFPEEPKIGIKTIKTYCTRMQEENIHRAIVVVQGGMTPSAKQSLVDMAPKYILEQFLESELLINITEHELVPEHVVMTVEEKQELLSRYKLKENMLMRIQAGDPVARYFGLKRGQVVKIIRSSETAGRYISYRLVC from the coding sequence ATGGATGACGAAGCGGAAACCTACAAGCTGTGGCGCATTCGCAAGACCATCATGCAGCTGAGCCACGATCGGGGCTACCTGGTGACCCAAGACGAGTTGGACCAGACCTTGGAGCAGTTCAAGGAAATGTTCGGCGACAAACCCAGCGAAAAGCGACCTGCTCGTTCCGATTTGATAGTTTTGGTGGCCCACAACGACGATCCCACGGACCAGATGTTCGTCTTCTTTCCCGAGGAGCCGAAGATCGGCATCAAGACAATCAAGACGTACTGCACTCGCATGCAGGAAGAGAACATCCACCGGGCCATCGTTGTGGTGCAGGGCGGCATGACGCCCTCCGCCAAGCAATCGCTCGTAGATATGGCCCCCAAGTACATCCTGGAACAGTTTCTCGAATCCGAACTGCTGATCAACATCACGGAGCACGAACTGGTCCCGGAGCACGTGGTCATGACCGTCGAGGAGAAGCAGGAGCTGCTCAGCCGTTACAAACTGAAGGAGAACATGTTGATGAGGATCCAGGCGGGCGATCCCGTGGCCCGGTACTTTGGACTCAAGCGCGGCCAGGTGGTTAAGATCATCCGTTCCTCTGAGACGGCGGGACGGTACATATCCTATCGATTGGTGTGCTGA
- the polyph gene encoding polyphemus, isoform C yields MEPKSQDQAPNRDDPDLQTEPLTIAQSITSFYMYNPYEKRSVEVPLTNCDAFISLLKCVIGTGILAMPLAFRCSGFVMGTVMSILLMILLTYSIHLLVYS; encoded by the exons ATGGAGCCAAAGTCGCAGGATCAGGCTCCAAATCGGGACGATCCTGACCTGCAGACTGAGCCTCTGACCATAGC CCAGTCCATAACCTCTTTCTACATGTACAATCCCTACGAGAAGCGAAGTGTGGAGGTGCCCCTAAC TAACTGTGACGCCTTCATTTCCCTGTTAAAATGTGTGATTGGAACGGGCATTCTGGCAATGCCGCTGGCCTTTCGATGCTCGGGATTCGTGATGGGCACCGTGATGTCCATTCTGCTGATGATACTCCTGACGTACTCCATCCACTTGCTGGTCT ATAGCTGA
- the polyph gene encoding polyphemus, isoform A — MEPKSQDQAPNRDDPDLQTEPLTIAQSITSFYMYNPYEKRSVEVPLTNCDAFISLLKCVIGTGILAMPLAFRCSGFVMGTVMSILLMILLTYSIHLLIADMTECCRRRRVPQVSMPEAVRIAYEEGPKWINCFGRAAGFMTTCVLVFGQFLLCTVYLVFVSKNFKEIGDHYIERYNERYYVLVACLLLLPLFMIRRLKYLVPLNLISNFLLYAGFALIMYYLFNGLPNINDREMVTPPVEWIEFIAIAAFSLTAVGSMLVVEAHMAHPQSYLGLFGVLNLAVLFILLSNMFFGIIGYWRFGDNVHASITLNIPQDEILSQFIKVFIASGIFLSYPLNGFVVITVMFSDYENSEPRGRYRTLIEYVVRLLFLFLTGAVAIGVPNLAALTELEGAFSLSNLNLLCPALIDVFLNYNVGYGRLMWKLIRDILLILIGLIFGIVGCTVALMQLIRDFQLTLNSM, encoded by the exons ATGGAGCCAAAGTCGCAGGATCAGGCTCCAAATCGGGACGATCCTGACCTGCAGACTGAGCCTCTGACCATAGC CCAGTCCATAACCTCTTTCTACATGTACAATCCCTACGAGAAGCGAAGTGTGGAGGTGCCCCTAAC TAACTGTGACGCCTTCATTTCCCTGTTAAAATGTGTGATTGGAACGGGCATTCTGGCAATGCCGCTGGCCTTTCGATGCTCGGGATTCGTGATGGGCACCGTGATGTCCATTCTGCTGATGATACTCCTGACGTACTCCATCCACTTGCTG ATAGCTGACATGACGGAGTGCTGTCGAAGGCGCCGAGTTCCTCAAGTTTCCATGCCGGAGGCCGTGAGGATTGCCTACGAGGAGGGTCCCAAGTGGATCAATTGCTTTGGTCGGGCCGCTGGTTTTATGACCACTTGCGTTTTGGTCTTCGGTCAGTTTCTGCTGTGCACCGTTTATCTGGTTTTCGTGTCCAAGAACTTCAAGGAAATCGGTGACCATTATATTGAGAGGTACAATGAAAGGTATTATGTGCTGGTCGCCTGTTTGCTGCTCTTGCCGCTCTTCATGATCCGCCGTCTAAAGTATTTGGTACCCTTGAATTTGATCTCCAACTTCTTGCTATACGCGGGATTCGCCCTAATCATGTACTATCTGTTCAATGGTCTTCCCAATATTAATGATCGTGAGATGGTCACACCTCCTGTCGAATGGATTGAATTCATAGCCATCGCCGCCTTTTCCCTCACAGCCGTGGGTTCT ATGCTCGTCGTCGAGGCCCATATGGCACATCCGCAGAGCTATCTGGGCCTCTTTGGAGTCCTCAATCTTGCTGTTTTATTCATCCTGCTCTCGAACATGTTTTTTGGAATCATCGGCTATTGGCGTTTCGGAGACAATGTCCATGCCAGTATTACCCTAAATATTCCACAGGATGAAAT CCTTTCCCAGTTCATTAAGGTATTTATTGCCTCTGGAATATTTCTGAGTTATCCTCTGAATGGTTTCGTAGTGATCACAGTGATGTTTAGCGACTATGAAAACTCTGAACCGAGGGGCAGGTATCGCACGCTAATTGAGTACGTAGTTCGATTGCTGTTTCTTTTTCTCACAG GTGCCGTGGCAATTGGTGTGCCCAATCTAGCGGCTCTCACGGAACTGGAAGGCGCTTTTTCGTTGAGTAACTTGAATCTTCTATGTCCGGCATTGATCGATGTGTTCCTAAACTATAATGTGGGCTATGGCCGGCTGATGTGGAAGCTGATCCGGGATATCTTACTTATCCTGATTGGTCTTATTTTCGGCATAGTTGGTTGCACGGTTGCCTTGATGCAACTGATCCGTGATTTTCAGTTGACGCTCAACAGTATGTAA
- the Obp47a gene encoding Odorant-binding protein 47a, isoform B, translating to MNRVLVLLLVLKMFALSEININLGLTVADESPKTITEEMIRLCGDQTDISLRELNKLQREDFSDPSESVQCFTHCLYEQMGLMHDGVFVERDLFGLLSDVSNTDYWPERQCHAIRGNNKCETAYRIHQCQQQLKQQQQNLLATKEVEVTTTPAGSDETKP from the exons ATGAATCGAGTTCTAGTGCTATTGCTGGTGCTTAAAATGTTCGCTTTGAGCGAG ATAAACATCAATCTGGGACTAACCGTGGCTGATGAATCCCCCAAAACGATCACCGAGGAAATGATTCGCCTGTGCGGAGATCAAACGGATATATCCCTCAGGGAGTTGAACAAGTTGCAAAGGGAGGACTTCTCGGATCCCTCGGAATCGGTCCAGTGTTTCACCCATTGCCTCTACGAGCAAATGGGTCTCATGCACGATGGTGTTTTTGTGGAACGCGATCTATTCGGGCTTCTTTCCGATGTCAGTAATACCGATTACTGGCCAGAACGTCAATGCCACGCGATTCGTGGCAATAACAAATGTGAGACGGCCTACAGGATTCATCAATGCCAACAGCAGTtgaaacaacagcaacagaactTATTGGCCACCAAGGAGGTTGAGGTCACCACCACACCAGCTGGATCCGATGAAACAAAACCTTAG
- the Obp47a gene encoding Odorant-binding protein 47a, isoform A — MNRVLVLLLVLKMFALSESRFAKININLGLTVADESPKTITEEMIRLCGDQTDISLRELNKLQREDFSDPSESVQCFTHCLYEQMGLMHDGVFVERDLFGLLSDVSNTDYWPERQCHAIRGNNKCETAYRIHQCQQQLKQQQQNLLATKEVEVTTTPAGSDETKP, encoded by the exons ATGAATCGAGTTCTAGTGCTATTGCTGGTGCTTAAAATGTTCGCTTTGAGCGAG TCCCGTTTCGCCAAGATAAACATCAATCTGGGACTAACCGTGGCTGATGAATCCCCCAAAACGATCACCGAGGAAATGATTCGCCTGTGCGGAGATCAAACGGATATATCCCTCAGGGAGTTGAACAAGTTGCAAAGGGAGGACTTCTCGGATCCCTCGGAATCGGTCCAGTGTTTCACCCATTGCCTCTACGAGCAAATGGGTCTCATGCACGATGGTGTTTTTGTGGAACGCGATCTATTCGGGCTTCTTTCCGATGTCAGTAATACCGATTACTGGCCAGAACGTCAATGCCACGCGATTCGTGGCAATAACAAATGTGAGACGGCCTACAGGATTCATCAATGCCAACAGCAGTtgaaacaacagcaacagaactTATTGGCCACCAAGGAGGTTGAGGTCACCACCACACCAGCTGGATCCGATGAAACAAAACCTTAG